The following proteins are encoded in a genomic region of Thiomonas sp. X19:
- a CDS encoding ISAzo13-like element ISCARN37 family transposase, with translation MQADSPIGQRWALMRDRLDERQRRALAAAEAKVIGRGGTSQVAAATGLARGTIAAGMLELEGTDNEFMAGAQLAPPSATRRPGGGRKPLTHKDPTLVADLLALVEPTTRGDPESPLRWSCKSLRVLAEQLQQQGHAVSHVVVGQLLKAQGFSLQGNAKVIEGNQSPDRNAQFEHINATVSAALARGQPVISVDTKKKELVGQFRNGGKEWSPVGEPAQVKVHDFVDPELGRASPYGVYDIGADQGWVSVGTDHDTATFAVQTIRRWWYAMGKPRYPKARELTITADGGGSNGHRVRLWKLELGRFAQEAGLNIRVCHFPPGTSKWNKIEHRMFSFITMNWRAQPLVSHEVIVNLIAGTKTRSGLTVHAELDTNSYPKGVVVTDAALATIRIEPNKFHGDWNYCIRSG, from the coding sequence ATGCAAGCCGATTCGCCGATTGGGCAGCGCTGGGCACTGATGCGAGATCGCCTCGACGAGCGGCAGCGCCGGGCGCTGGCCGCCGCCGAAGCCAAGGTGATTGGGCGCGGAGGCACTTCGCAGGTTGCGGCGGCCACCGGCCTGGCTCGCGGCACGATCGCCGCGGGCATGCTGGAGTTGGAGGGCACGGACAACGAGTTCATGGCTGGCGCGCAGTTGGCGCCCCCTTCGGCGACGCGGCGCCCCGGCGGCGGGCGCAAGCCGCTGACGCACAAGGATCCGACGCTCGTGGCGGACCTGCTCGCACTTGTCGAGCCGACCACGCGCGGCGATCCCGAGTCGCCATTGCGCTGGAGCTGCAAGAGCCTTCGCGTGTTGGCCGAGCAACTCCAGCAGCAGGGTCACGCTGTCAGTCATGTGGTGGTGGGCCAACTGCTGAAGGCCCAGGGCTTCAGCCTGCAGGGCAACGCCAAGGTGATCGAGGGCAACCAGAGCCCCGACCGCAATGCACAGTTCGAGCACATCAACGCGACTGTCAGCGCCGCGCTTGCGCGCGGGCAGCCCGTCATCTCGGTGGACACCAAGAAGAAGGAACTGGTCGGCCAGTTCAGGAACGGCGGCAAGGAGTGGAGCCCCGTGGGCGAGCCGGCGCAGGTGAAGGTGCACGACTTCGTGGACCCGGAACTCGGCCGAGCCAGCCCCTACGGGGTCTACGACATCGGAGCCGACCAAGGCTGGGTGAGCGTTGGAACGGATCACGACACCGCCACGTTTGCGGTGCAAACTATCCGGCGCTGGTGGTACGCGATGGGCAAGCCGCGCTACCCCAAGGCGCGCGAGCTCACGATCACCGCCGACGGCGGCGGCAGCAACGGCCACCGGGTGCGGCTGTGGAAACTCGAACTGGGCCGCTTCGCCCAAGAGGCTGGGCTGAACATCCGCGTGTGCCACTTCCCGCCTGGCACGAGCAAGTGGAACAAGATCGAGCACCGCATGTTCTCCTTCATCACGATGAACTGGCGGGCGCAGCCCTTGGTCAGCCACGAAGTGATCGTCAATCTCATTGCCGGCACCAAGACCAGAAGCGGGCTCACCGTGCATGCCGAACTGGACACCAACTCGTATCCGAAGGGTGTCGTCGTCACCGATGCAGCCTTGGCCACCATTCGCATCGAACCGAACAAGTTCCACGGCGATTGGAACTACTGCATCCGCTCAGGGTAG